CGTTATTAATCATGCTGATGAGCTCCTCCGCGTTGCCACTGCTAACCAGTAGCAATGATAGCAAGCGCGAGCCCAACTCCGAGTCACTTGATATCAGATTTTGTAGATGCTCTGAAAGATTGTTCACGTTCATGGTCTTTGTGTCTGCCTGCGATGCTGATGGTTCGCTTCTCACCCTTGTCTGCCCTTGTCTACTCGCATCGAGGAACAAAAGGATCTTTCTCTGTAACTGCAACCGATTATAAATAGTTCAATCCAGTTTACTTCCTTTTCTTAGTCATTGGCTGCCCGGCTTTGACTCACGCGCCAGTGACCTTCAACTATGGCGGTTTTTGTTTCCCGCCCAAAACTGTGGTGTTATAAAGCAGAGAGAAGAAGGGAAAAATAGAGAATCCCAGGCCAAAAACCAGAAATTGAGTCACGTGCAGTAGTTTCTACTCCTATTGTTATTCGATGTTGACTTTATTTGGCCGGGCCCCACAACTGTGGCATCTTTCAGATCACATTTTCCCCGAATGCATGGAAATGACGAGGTAGGAGTTTTATTCCGcggaaaaagaaaaaaaggtgcACAGTAAGAGTAAGATCTCTTTGTACGGCGGTACTTTTACCACAGTAACTGTCCACTTAAAGGTAGGCCCAGTATACTACAACTCAGTAGTGCAACAAAGACTTAGGCAGATATACTGTGACACGCCATGGCTCTTCCTCACATAAAACCGAAGGAGTCTAAGGAAAGTAACCTGGTAATCTTGTCCAAGATTCACGTATCAAAAAACTGGAAACTGCCCCCAAGGTTGCCCCAGAGGACAAGTCAGCGAAGAAATAGGCCCCATCGACTTCGCGAGGAGTACGACATTGAGGATAACGACGAAGAGctgcaaaagaaaaagcgGCAGAACAGAGATGCTCAAAGAGCCTATAGAGAGcgaaaaaacaataagTTGCTAGTGCTCGAGGAAACGATAGAATCACTAAGTAAGATCATCAAAAACTACGAAACAAAGCTAATTCACCTGCAAAATGACCTTCAAGAGAAAGAGTCGGAAAATCACGCGCTAAGACTAAAGTTGGACGCTCTCACTCAGAAGCAGCCTTCTGTGCCTGCCCAAGATCCTATCCTGCAGAACTTGATCGAGAATT
This genomic window from Saccharomyces mikatae IFO 1815 strain IFO1815 genome assembly, chromosome: 9 contains:
- the YAP5 gene encoding Yap5p (similar to Saccharomyces cerevisiae YAP5 (YIR018W) and YAP7 (YOL028C); ancestral locus Anc_7.115) encodes the protein MALPHIKPKESKESNLVILSKIHVSKNWKLPPRLPQRTSQRRNRPHRLREEYDIEDNDEELQKKKRQNRDAQRAYRERKNNKLLVLEETIESLSKIIKNYETKLIHLQNDLQEKESENHALRLKLDALTQKQPSVPAQDPILQNLIENFKPMKAIPIKYNNNNTAIKHHHHSSELPNSAKCGFCNDYTTCVCQELEADSGKIVDDASSVQKDMPPPHSQCNNKDSSGGLCSNCTNIDKSCIDIRSIIH